TTTAGTTATTCATTTAATATTCAATTGTATGATATACGGTTATGTAAGAGTCAGTACAGATAAGCAAAGTACTGAAAATCAGCGATTTGAAATAGAAAAGTTCGCAAAAGCCAAAAGCATGCGTATTGATCGCTGGGTAGAAGAAACAATCAGTGGAACGACTGATGTCGCAGAACGGCAGCTTGGCCGTTTAATTAAACAAATTCGTAAGGGAGATATCCTGGTTACAACCGAGTTATCACGTTTAGGACGTAATCTGATGCAGGTTATGAGCTTTCTCCATCAATGCATGGAAAAAGACATTTTTGTGATTACGGTAAAGGAGCGCTATGAGTTGGGAAACAACATCAACAGCAAAATTTTGGCATTCGCTTTCAGCCTGAGTGCAGAGATCGAACGTAACCTGATTTCACAACGTACCAAAGAGGCATTAGCCAGAAAAAAGAAAGAAGGTACAAAGCTGGGACGTCCTAAAGGAGGAAAATCTGAACTGTACAAACTTTCCGGTAAGGAAAGCATGATTCGAAAGCTCCTGGAGGAAAAGAAAACCAAGCTGTACATTAGTAAAAAATTAGGTGTAAACAGACAAACTCTAAGGGATTTTATGAAAATGAATCCGGAATTGGACTGATTATAGAAATATTAAGTTTTTTGTCATCCGAAGAGTATATGCCTAAATTGTTAAACAATGCAATCCTAGTAAATGAATTCTAAGCTAAATTGTTTATTTATAGTTGTTTGTTCTAAATACACGGGAAACGCCGGTATTGAAATTTCCAATATTAATACTGTTTGTGTTCTACGGGAATATTTTACCCACAATTACACACTAATTTCCAGCCATTTAGCATCAACTATCAATCTGTATAAAATTAATTTACAATGATTTACGCATTAAAGGCAGATATACGGATAATCTTCGGTCAAGGCAGATGTTTTTTGATAATAAATCAGAGATTGTAAAAATTACACCAAGAGAAAAAAATCAAGGAATAAACAAAATGGATATAGGCATCCTGTTTAAAAAATGAAAAAGATGATTCCATAGCGCAGCAAGAAATTAAAAGGACAAAGACTCCATATCTTACTTTAGTAAAGAATTAGTTGTGTATAGAGAAAACATGACTTTTCTATCTCTTTTTTACACATTATTATACTATAAATTAAGTAATAGTGAATAAATATACTATCTTTGGAATAATTAGCGTAAAGTGGAATATTCGTTGAACCTTATAAAAAGAAATTCAAAATGGAAAGAACACTTGTAATATTGAAACCATGCACTATTCAGCGAGGTTTGATCGGTGAAATCATTGCTCGTTTCGAAAAAAAAGGATTGATCCTTGAAGGTATGAAAATGACCTGGTTAACAGATGAAATTTTGAGCGAACATTACGCTCACCTAAAAGAAAGGCCTTTTTTCCAAAGAGTTAAAGATGCAATGGCAGTATGTCCTGTCGTTGTTTGTTGCTGGAAAGGAGTCGATGCCGTAAATGTAGTACGCACGTTGGCAGGCGCTACCAATGGTAGAAACGCTGCTCCCGGTACTATTCGCGGGGACTATAGCATGAGTGTACAGGAAAATATCGTACATGCTTCCGACTCACAGGAGACGGCTGCCATCGAATTAAAAAGATTCTTCAATGATGACGAATTATTTAATTATGAGACAAAAAACCTGCTCAGCCTTTACGCAAATGACGAATTCTGAGAAATAAAACAAAACAAAAAGCCGGAAAAAAGAAATTTCATACTCTTTTCCGGCTTTTCTATTTCAGATATCTCATCCTATCCTCCCGGACCGGATGAACAACCTCATTACTAATCTAAAAATCTAATACCATGAAAAACACACTATATCATATAAACAAGCCCTTTGCATGAAATGTTTCCAAATAAATAAAGAAATTCATTGCAGTTGTATTATTCCCGAATTGGACCTATATTTGTACTGTATTTTAAACATGAGTACAGACAAAAATTAAAAGAAAACAATATGCATAGTTGGTTTGAATGTAAAGTCTCCTTTGAAAAAGTACTGGAGAACGGAATGCAAAAGAAAGTAACAGAACCTTACCTGGTCGATGCCCTCTCCTTTACGGAAGCAGAAGCACGTATCATCGAAGAAATCCGCCCGTTCATTTCCGGCGAATTTACTGTTACAGACATTAAACGCGCACGCCTCTCTGAATTATTCTTCAACGAAAACGGCGACCGTTTCTACAAGATCAAGGTCTATTTCATCACGCTCGACGAGAAAAGCGGTGCTGAGAAAAAAACAGCAGCACAAATGCTTGCCCAGGCATGCACATTAAAAGAAGCCATCGCTGTATTGGAAGAAGGCATGAAAGGTACAATGGCCGATTACACGATCGCATCGGTTACGGAAACCATGCTGATGGATGTATTCCCATTCTCTGCCAGCGACGACAAAACACCTAAATCAGGAGAAGAACTGATTGCTGAACAGAAGAAACAGGCTGAAGACAAAGCACAGGAAGCATGAGCATCTCCCAAAATATAGTACAGCTAAAGGCATCGTTACCGGCAAACGTCACGCTGGTAGCCGTGTCTAAGTTTCATCCGGCAGCAGCATTGGAGGAAGCCTACAATGCTGGCCAGCGTGTCTTCGGCGAAAGCAGGGCACAGGAGCTGACGGCTAAACAAAAAGTACTACCGGGTGATATAGAATGGCATTTTATCGGTCCGCTGCAAAGCAATAAAGTGAAAGATATCGCACCTTTTATCCATACGATCCATAGCATCGATTCCCTTAAATTATTGCAGGAGGTAAACAAGCAAGCCTTAAAAAACAGCCGTATTATTCGTGTCTTGCTGGAAATACACGTTGCACAGGAAGAAACAAAACACGGACTGTCACCAGACGAATGCCGCGAACTTTTGCAAAACGAACAACTCGCCGAACTAAGGAATATTCAGATATGCGGATTGATGGGAATGGCGACCTATACAGATGATACAACGCTCATCGAACAGGAATTTCACACCTTGCATGAACTTTTCAGTGAATTAAAATCTATATATTTCAAAGGAAATGATAATTTTGCAGTGTTATCCATGGGAATGAGCCACGATTATCCGATTGCCATTCGTCAGGGTAGCACTATGATACGGGTTGGAACCAGTATTTTCGGCGAACGCGAGTACTAATTACATTAAAATTGAATCTGACATGATTGACATTAAAACCCAATACGCGGGACTAACACTTCGCAATCCTTTAATTGTAGGAAGTTCAGGTTTGACAAATAATCCTGAGCGAAACAAGGAATTCGAAAAAGCCGGTGCCGGAGCCATTGTTCTCAAATCTCTTTTTGAGGAACAAATCGAAATGCAGAGCGATTCGCTTATGCAGGACTCCGATTATCCGGAGGCCGCTGACTATATCCGCGGTTATGTAAAAGCAAACCAGGTAAACAACTACCTGGAACTGATCAAAAAGACTAAAGAACAGTGTACCATTCCTATCATTGCCAGCATCAACTGTTACAAGTCTGATGTATGGATTGATTTTGCCCGCCAGATAGAGTTGGCAGGAGCAGACGCTCTAGAACTGAATGTATTCTTCCTTGAAACGAGTTTGGAATACAACCCCGACGAGATACGCGACCTCTACGTCAATATCATCCGGAAAGTAAAGGAAACGATTTCAATACCTGTTATTATAAAGATCGGGAAAAATGTCGGAAATATCCCGGCACTGGTCAACACATTAAAGGTAAACGGAGCAGACGGTATCGTTATGTTCAACCGTTTCTACCAGCCGGATATCGACATTAATAATATGCAGATAGTATCCGGCAATGTGTTCAGCAACCACTCCGACCTAAGTGATACGATCCGTTGGACCGCAATTGTATCCGGAAAGGTACCCGGAATAAGCATTGCTTCTTCTACCGGTATTCATGACTGGGAAGACGTGATCAAATGCCTGTTGGCAGGAGCTTCAGCCGTACAGATGTGCAGCGCATTATATACACATGGCGGTGAAATCATTTCACAGGTACTTACCTGCATAGAAGAATGGATGCACCAGGCACACTATCAAAGCCTGTCACAATTCCAGGGTAAACTGAACTATGCCAACATTCCTAATCCGGCAATGTACGAGCGTTCACAGTTTATGAAATACTTCTCAAACAGAGACTAAATTCATCTTATAAAATAAAAATGGACAAGGTTGTGAAGCCTTGTCCATTTTTTTATCCCTTGATCATAGTCAAAAGCATTTTTAAAATATATTTTCCACTAAACACTATTTATATCTGAAATATTATTATATTTGCACCATCATTAAAGAAAACAAGATGGAAGCAATTTGCGTAATAAAGGACATCTATAAAACATTGTACCAATTTGAGAAAGCATTCTCGGAGGTACATGAGATCACAATCAATGAAGCCATGCTGCTTTGCTGCCTGAAAGACAACCAGGCAAAATCAGCCGGTACGATTTGTGATTATATCGGTTTATCGAATTCACGAGTATCCAAGGTTATTACTTCCGTCGAAAACAAAGGATTCATCCACCGTGCAATCAGTAAGGAAGATAAGCGGCAGATGTTCTTCTCTCTTACCCCGAAAGGCAAAGAGAAAGTTCAACAGATGATGAATGCCGAATTGCGTTTCGACAGTCTGTTCGATAAATTGCAGCAATGCATGAAAAAAGGGTAAAACCTTTTTTTATCAATATGTTTTCCATTGACAAATATGTATAATAAAAATAATATATCTACAACATGAAATACTTAATAGTTGGAGGAGTTGCCGGTGGAGCTACCGTAGCAGCCCGTTTACGCAGAATCGATGAAAATGCAGAAATAATCCTGTTCGAACGAGGCAAATATGTCTCTTATGCCAATTGCGGACTACCTTATTACATTGGCGGAACTATTACTGAGCGCAACAAACTGTTCGTACAGACAGCGCAGGGATTTACCGCCCGTTTTAATATAGATATTCGTACCGAGCAGGAAGTCACAGCCATCCATCCGAAAGAAAAGACTGTTGAAATAAGAGAACTCAATACAGCTCGGACATACATTGAAAATTATGACAAATTAATTCTTTCTCCCGGAGCGGAACCGCTTCGTCCCGGCATCGAAGGGATCAATAGCGATAAGATATTCACATTACGTAATGTACCCGATACAGACACAATCAAAAAGTACGTCAGCCGGAATAATCCGCGCCATGCAGTAGTAGTGGGCGGCGGATTTATCGGATTGGAAATGGCAGAAAACCTGCATCATCTAGGCATCCGGGTAGCGGTCGTTGAGATGGCAAACCAAGTCATGGCTCCGTTGGATTATTCCATGGCTGCCATTGTACATCAGCAATTAATAGAAAAACAGGTGGACCTCCGCCTGGAAGATGGTGTATCTCGTTTCGAAGAAATACCTGAAGGGATCATCGTTCATCTGCGTAGCGGAAAACAGATTACAACCGACCTGGTATTACTCAGTATCGGAGTTCGTCCTGAAACCAGGTTGGCAAAAGAAGCCGGATTATCCCTGGGATCATTAGGAGGCATTGCCATAAACGACTACATGCAAACTTCCGATCCGGACATCTACGCCTTGGGAGACGCCGTTGAAGTACTCAATCCGGTAACAGGAAAACCAGCCCTGATCCCACTTGCCGGGCCGGCCAACAAACAGGGACGCATCGTTGCCGACAATATCGTGTTCGGTAACCGAGAAACTTACAAGGGAACTATCGGAACCTCTATTGCAAAGGTATTCGACCTGACAGTTGCTGCTGCCGGAGCCAATGCCAAGTTGTTAAAACGCGAAGGTATCCCCTATCAGTCGTCGTATACACATTCGGCATCACATGCCGGTTATTATCCGGGAGCAGTCCCGATGTCTATCAAAATATTATTCTCACCGGATAACGGACAGCTACTAGGCGCACAGGTTGTCGGATTCGACGGAGTGGACAAACGGATCGAAATGCTTGAACAGGTTATACAACGCAAAGGGACAATCTACGACCTGACCGAACTTGAGCAAGCCTATGCTCCCCCCTATTCATCGGCAAAAGATCCGGTAAATATGGCCGGATATGTGGCAGAAAACATTCTTACTAAAAAGGTAGAGGTTATAAATTGGCGTAAAATAAGCCAACTGAATAGCGACACCATCCTGGTAGACGTACGCACGGCCGACGAATATTCTTTGGGATCTATTCCGGGTGCAATCAATATTCCGGTCGACGAACTCCGCAACCGCCTGTCGGAATTGCCTAAAGATAAACCGATCGTGGTGACCTGTGCCGTTGGTCTGCGCGGATACCTGGCTTATCGCATTCTGGTTCAGCATGGCTATAAAGATGTAAAGAACCTGTCGGGTGGTTATAAAACATGGAGCATCGCAACCGCTAAACCTGTTTTAAAACAGACCGAAAGTAATCAACAAACAACAAAACCGGAAGAACCGTCTGCTGTAACCTCCGCTCGCCCTGCTTCACAGAAGACCGTACAGATCGATGCCTGCGGCCTGCAATGCCCCGGCCCGGTCATGCAATTGAAAAAGCATTATGCCGAAATAAATACAGGCGATCGTTTGCTGATCACAGCTACCGACCAGGGTTTCGGCAAAGACGTAGGAGCCTGGTGTAACATGACAGGGGCACAATTGGTGAGTGTCGAGAATAAATCAGGTATCATTCACGCCACAATCGAAAAAGCAGAACCCAAAAGTTCCTGCAAAATGGTAAACGGGGCCGACAATAAAACACTGATCGTATTCAGCGACGACCTGGATAAAGCGCTGGCCTCCTTCGTCATCGCCAACGGAGCGGCCTCTACCGGTAAGAAAGTGACCATGTTCTTTACCTTCTGGGGATTAAACGTAATCAAGAAAAGACAGAAACCGGCCGTATCGAAAGATATCTTCGGAAAAATGTTCGGCTGGATGCTTCCTGCCCACAGCGGTAAACTGAAGCTATCGAAGATGAACATGGGAGGTGCCGGAAGTTGGATGATGCGTCTGATCATGAAGAAAAAACATATCGACAGCCTGGAAAGCCTGATCGCACAGGCCGCCGAAAACGGTGTCGAAATGATTGCCTGCACCATGAGTATGGATGTGATGGGCGTCAAGGAAGAAGAACTGATGGATAATGTTACACTGGGCGGTGTTGCCACTTACCTGGAACGCGCAGAAGATGCCAATGTTAACCTATTCATCTAAACGCGGTTAACTACAAAAAAAAGAATGCACCCTTTTCGAAAAGAGGGTGCATCCTTTTTTTAAAGAGGTCGTATGCTTTTACTTTAAAGGCAACGTCGTTACGTCGACTTCAGGAGCCACTCCATTCGGCTGGCGCGTAAAAACTGATTTAAAATCCGTATTATCATTAAAGAAACCGCCGTTACGAAGGAAGAACATATTATCAGCCACACCACCGGCATAGTCCTGACGAACACCGGCCCGGGCGGTTGCATCATAAGTAAACATCCCTTCCGTAAGTTCCTTCCATTCACCTTTAGCCGTACGAGCCCACTGATTGCCGAAACGTACGCTACGTTCCAGATAGCCTTGCCCCGGAATAAAGTTTTCAAGGAAAGAATGCGCCCCGGTATACCAGGCATTTGTTTGCGGGCGAAGGAAACCTGCTATCAATCGCCACTGATTCTCCTCGGGAGCAAAAAACCAGGCATAATAAGCGGTATTCCCTTTTCCGTCCGGATGGACACGTGTAATCACACGATAAGTTTGCCCGGCTTTCCAGGGATAAATCAAATAACTTTGACCACCCGAGCCTTCATTGCCGAACTCTCCGATATGTACATCTTTCCCCTGAGCCAGTAACTTGATACGATGATCTTCCGGGATAGCTTTCGGATCATCCGTTTCGAACGGGCTCCAGACAGAAAACAAAATACGTCGTTCCGTATCGCTATTCGCCTGGATACCACAATATCCTTCACCAAAGCCATTAGTCATGAAATAACTGCCGATCTTATCTTCCCCTTCGGGAACGGTTATTTCGTTGTAGAAATATTCAACCGGCTCTTCCGGCAATGTGTATTTCATGTGTACCGAAGGCCCGCGCATACCCCAATAAGGTTCAAAGTCCCGGATAAAATAAAGAGGTTCCTGAGCAGCCGGCCCGTCTATCAACAGTTCGGAAATACCGGCAAACTGAGCACCTTCCTTCTCCTCCCCTTGTAAATCCACACGAACATAACCCGGTTCCGCAAGCAATACGCTACCCACCGGAACAATCGTTTCTTCCGCTTCTGTGATCTTTACTGTAAAACTTTTCCCACCGAAAGTAACTTTCACAACCGACGGACCATCCGTAGCAGTAGCCTTCAGGAACAATTTCAATTCTCCGGCCTGGCTAACCTTAAACCACGACGAAAGAACAGCATCAGAGCCTGTCCACGACTTGATGCCTGCGGTAGAAACCTTCGCACCCTCTTTTCCGGCAGTCACATACGTATTACCACCTAACGGAACAGCAACTGCTTCTGCAGACAGTTCCAACTTCTTACCCTGGCAGCTGCACATCATCCATACAGCCATACCCAGTAAAATAACTTGTTTGATCTTCTTCATTGTCTATTTCTTAGATTTAAAGCAAAACGGGACGGAAGTAAACCTATTACTCTCCGTCCCGTTTCCTGTTATTTCCTCCGCAGCTAATCTACGAATATTATTTGATCATATCAAATCCTGTGTAAGGTATTAACGCTTTCGGAATGCGGATACCTTCAGGAGTCTGGTTGTTTTCAAGCAAAGCAGCCACAATACGCGGTAAGGCCAAAGCACTACCGTTCAAAGTGTGACACAGCTGAGTCTTTTTATTTTCATCGCGATAACGACATTTCAAACGGTTTGCCTGGTAAGTGTCGAAGTTGGATACAGAACTTACTTCCAACCAACGCTTCTGAGCTTCTGAATAAACTTCGAAGTCAAAGCAAAGAGCCGCCGTAAAGCTCATGTCCCCACCGCACAGACGAAGAATACGATACGGAAGTTCCAGCTTCTGAAGCAGGCCTTCCACGTGATCTAACATCTCCTGGTGTGACTGTTTTGAATGTTCCGGCTTGTCGATGCGAACCAGTTCTACCTTGGAAAACTCGTGCAGACGGTTCAGACCGCGTACATCCTTTCCGTAAGAACCTGCTTCACGACGGAAACACTGTGTATAGGCACAGTTCTTAATCGGCAACTGCTTATCATCCAAAATAACATCGCGATAGATATTTGTTACCGGAACTTCGGCTGTCGGTATCAGATAAAGATCATCCACTTCGCAATGATACATCTGTCCTTCCTTGTCAGGAAGCTGACCTGTACCAAAACCGGAAGCGGCATTTACCACTGTCGGCGGCATAATTTCCATATAACCGGACTTGCGGGCTTCATCCAGGAAGAAGTTTATCAGGGCACGCTGCAATTGTGCTCCCTGTCCTTTGTAAACCGGAAAACCGGCACCTGTGATCTTCACACCCAGGTCAAAGTCTATCAAGTCATATTTCTTTGTCAATTCCCAGTGAGGCAGTGCATCTTTCGGCAATTCCGTTTCCATACCGCCCATTTTCTCTACCACATTATCTTCGGCTGCAACACCTTCGGGTACTTCATCATAAGGAACATTCGGAATGGTGTAAAGCAAGTTCTGCATTTCTTCCGACGCCTGATCCATTTCAGCCTGGATACCCTTGCTGACTTCCTTGATTTCGGCAACACGCTTTTTAGTAGCCTCAGCTTCTTCCTTTTTGCCCTCTTTCATCAGGCCACCGATAGCTTTCGACAGCGAGTTTACCTCTGCCAGGTTATTATCTAATTGATTCTGTGTACTACGTCTTTTATCGTTTAGCTCGATCACTTTA
This is a stretch of genomic DNA from Parabacteroides chongii. It encodes these proteins:
- a CDS encoding master DNA invertase Mpi family serine-type recombinase, which produces MIYGYVRVSTDKQSTENQRFEIEKFAKAKSMRIDRWVEETISGTTDVAERQLGRLIKQIRKGDILVTTELSRLGRNLMQVMSFLHQCMEKDIFVITVKERYELGNNINSKILAFAFSLSAEIERNLISQRTKEALARKKKEGTKLGRPKGGKSELYKLSGKESMIRKLLEEKKTKLYISKKLGVNRQTLRDFMKMNPELD
- the ndk gene encoding nucleoside-diphosphate kinase, giving the protein MERTLVILKPCTIQRGLIGEIIARFEKKGLILEGMKMTWLTDEILSEHYAHLKERPFFQRVKDAMAVCPVVVCCWKGVDAVNVVRTLAGATNGRNAAPGTIRGDYSMSVQENIVHASDSQETAAIELKRFFNDDELFNYETKNLLSLYANDEF
- a CDS encoding DUF4494 domain-containing protein encodes the protein MHSWFECKVSFEKVLENGMQKKVTEPYLVDALSFTEAEARIIEEIRPFISGEFTVTDIKRARLSELFFNENGDRFYKIKVYFITLDEKSGAEKKTAAQMLAQACTLKEAIAVLEEGMKGTMADYTIASVTETMLMDVFPFSASDDKTPKSGEELIAEQKKQAEDKAQEA
- a CDS encoding YggS family pyridoxal phosphate-dependent enzyme, producing MSISQNIVQLKASLPANVTLVAVSKFHPAAALEEAYNAGQRVFGESRAQELTAKQKVLPGDIEWHFIGPLQSNKVKDIAPFIHTIHSIDSLKLLQEVNKQALKNSRIIRVLLEIHVAQEETKHGLSPDECRELLQNEQLAELRNIQICGLMGMATYTDDTTLIEQEFHTLHELFSELKSIYFKGNDNFAVLSMGMSHDYPIAIRQGSTMIRVGTSIFGEREY
- a CDS encoding dihydroorotate dehydrogenase-like protein, with translation MIDIKTQYAGLTLRNPLIVGSSGLTNNPERNKEFEKAGAGAIVLKSLFEEQIEMQSDSLMQDSDYPEAADYIRGYVKANQVNNYLELIKKTKEQCTIPIIASINCYKSDVWIDFARQIELAGADALELNVFFLETSLEYNPDEIRDLYVNIIRKVKETISIPVIIKIGKNVGNIPALVNTLKVNGADGIVMFNRFYQPDIDINNMQIVSGNVFSNHSDLSDTIRWTAIVSGKVPGISIASSTGIHDWEDVIKCLLAGASAVQMCSALYTHGGEIISQVLTCIEEWMHQAHYQSLSQFQGKLNYANIPNPAMYERSQFMKYFSNRD
- a CDS encoding MarR family winged helix-turn-helix transcriptional regulator; the encoded protein is MEAICVIKDIYKTLYQFEKAFSEVHEITINEAMLLCCLKDNQAKSAGTICDYIGLSNSRVSKVITSVENKGFIHRAISKEDKRQMFFSLTPKGKEKVQQMMNAELRFDSLFDKLQQCMKKG
- a CDS encoding CoA-disulfide reductase, producing the protein MKYLIVGGVAGGATVAARLRRIDENAEIILFERGKYVSYANCGLPYYIGGTITERNKLFVQTAQGFTARFNIDIRTEQEVTAIHPKEKTVEIRELNTARTYIENYDKLILSPGAEPLRPGIEGINSDKIFTLRNVPDTDTIKKYVSRNNPRHAVVVGGGFIGLEMAENLHHLGIRVAVVEMANQVMAPLDYSMAAIVHQQLIEKQVDLRLEDGVSRFEEIPEGIIVHLRSGKQITTDLVLLSIGVRPETRLAKEAGLSLGSLGGIAINDYMQTSDPDIYALGDAVEVLNPVTGKPALIPLAGPANKQGRIVADNIVFGNRETYKGTIGTSIAKVFDLTVAAAGANAKLLKREGIPYQSSYTHSASHAGYYPGAVPMSIKILFSPDNGQLLGAQVVGFDGVDKRIEMLEQVIQRKGTIYDLTELEQAYAPPYSSAKDPVNMAGYVAENILTKKVEVINWRKISQLNSDTILVDVRTADEYSLGSIPGAINIPVDELRNRLSELPKDKPIVVTCAVGLRGYLAYRILVQHGYKDVKNLSGGYKTWSIATAKPVLKQTESNQQTTKPEEPSAVTSARPASQKTVQIDACGLQCPGPVMQLKKHYAEINTGDRLLITATDQGFGKDVGAWCNMTGAQLVSVENKSGIIHATIEKAEPKSSCKMVNGADNKTLIVFSDDLDKALASFVIANGAASTGKKVTMFFTFWGLNVIKKRQKPAVSKDIFGKMFGWMLPAHSGKLKLSKMNMGGAGSWMMRLIMKKKHIDSLESLIAQAAENGVEMIACTMSMDVMGVKEEELMDNVTLGGVATYLERAEDANVNLFI
- a CDS encoding DUF3472 domain-containing protein; its protein translation is MKKIKQVILLGMAVWMMCSCQGKKLELSAEAVAVPLGGNTYVTAGKEGAKVSTAGIKSWTGSDAVLSSWFKVSQAGELKLFLKATATDGPSVVKVTFGGKSFTVKITEAEETIVPVGSVLLAEPGYVRVDLQGEEKEGAQFAGISELLIDGPAAQEPLYFIRDFEPYWGMRGPSVHMKYTLPEEPVEYFYNEITVPEGEDKIGSYFMTNGFGEGYCGIQANSDTERRILFSVWSPFETDDPKAIPEDHRIKLLAQGKDVHIGEFGNEGSGGQSYLIYPWKAGQTYRVITRVHPDGKGNTAYYAWFFAPEENQWRLIAGFLRPQTNAWYTGAHSFLENFIPGQGYLERSVRFGNQWARTAKGEWKELTEGMFTYDATARAGVRQDYAGGVADNMFFLRNGGFFNDNTDFKSVFTRQPNGVAPEVDVTTLPLK
- the serS gene encoding serine--tRNA ligase, which translates into the protein MLTLKMITEETDRVIRGLEKKHFKDAKEAIAKVIELNDKRRSTQNQLDNNLAEVNSLSKAIGGLMKEGKKEEAEATKKRVAEIKEVSKGIQAEMDQASEEMQNLLYTIPNVPYDEVPEGVAAEDNVVEKMGGMETELPKDALPHWELTKKYDLIDFDLGVKITGAGFPVYKGQGAQLQRALINFFLDEARKSGYMEIMPPTVVNAASGFGTGQLPDKEGQMYHCEVDDLYLIPTAEVPVTNIYRDVILDDKQLPIKNCAYTQCFRREAGSYGKDVRGLNRLHEFSKVELVRIDKPEHSKQSHQEMLDHVEGLLQKLELPYRILRLCGGDMSFTAALCFDFEVYSEAQKRWLEVSSVSNFDTYQANRLKCRYRDENKKTQLCHTLNGSALALPRIVAALLENNQTPEGIRIPKALIPYTGFDMIK